The Garra rufa chromosome 23, GarRuf1.0, whole genome shotgun sequence genome includes a region encoding these proteins:
- the crebzf gene encoding CREB/ATF bZIP transcription factor: MITRKRGRSSLNADITSTSTSHEIDVSETSNTSETSVHTSPESDTNDWGLDDLLGSGLNWDLDNDVLDALADFESQTTTNDETDQSAVLDVPSSRNRGTVQRSKLQDVSGRIINKNAIAARMNRLKKKEYVSGLEQRVGSLTTENRVLKQENGNLNKRVEELENETRYLRAVLANESMLAQLLSRLSGVNGMKFSTSLFQESNENDHDYAMPRKRVKVEDKDTAGGICLHVDKDHVSVEFCTKCAESSSLSHKM; the protein is encoded by the coding sequence ATGATCACCAGAAAAAGAGGAAGAAGCAGTCTAAACGCTGACATCACAAGTACAAGTACCTCCCATGAGATTGATGTTTCAGAAACCAGTAATACTAGTGAAACCAGCGTGCACACTTCTCCAGAAAGTGACACCAATGATTGGGGCCTTGATGACCTGCTTGGCTCCGGGCTCAACTGGGACCTGGACAACGATGTGCTTGATGCTTTAGCCGACTTTGAATCACAGACGACGACCAACGATGAGACAGACCAAAGCGCAGTGCTTGATGTTCCTTCATCCCGCAACAGAGGTACTGTCCAGAGGTCAAAACTGCAAGACGTCTCCGGTCGGATCATCAACAAGAATGCCATTGCGGCGAGGATGAACCGATTAAAGAAGAAAGAATATGTCAGTGGCTTGGAACAGAGAGTTGGCTCTTTGACGACAGAAAACCGTGTTCTCAAGCAGGAAAACGGGAATCTCAACAAGAGAGTGGAAGAGTTGGAGAATGAAACTAGGTACTTGAGAGCCGTGTTGGCCAATGAGAGCATGCTGGCTCAGCTGTTGTCTAGATTGAGCGGTGTGAACGGCATGAAATTCTCTACCTCACTTTTCCAGGAATCCAACGAGAACGACCACGATTATGCCATGCCGAGGAAGAGGGTGAAGGTGGAAGACAAAGATACTGCAGGTGGCATCTGCCTGCATGTGGACAAAGACCACGTCTCGGTGGAATTCTGCACCAAATGTGCAGAGAGCTCGAGCTTGTCGCATAAAATGTAG